One segment of Drosophila ananassae strain 14024-0371.13 chromosome 3R, ASM1763931v2, whole genome shotgun sequence DNA contains the following:
- the LOC6497052 gene encoding radial spoke head 1 homolog — MSVTDVSEEDLSAPEEEDEGPNIGLYLGGRNAAGQRHGRGWAILPNGDQYDGNYRKGRRHGIGLYVFRDGSRYYGQYRCGKRCGRGIFIYPDGSVYEGNWRKHLKHGKGRYNYDNGDTYSGDWFKGQRHGVGIYTFNSGTDGCCLSVRLKSTWNTNVRSGPFELYIGNDDKCTILHGTWDTLYPTGPSVFSFNNRYMLLGYFLPANYNFKTIGNYDDMAEHEDFEERLGEEEDDNGKPNAPTLWFAQEIAVYDYSLLPQEPVPLAISDSDLSVCSLSTVPSIRSEERVSWYGEGEEAEGEEGGEMECFPCECEYDLSEVETESEVCKIDANPCAIEILKSPKCPDP, encoded by the exons ATGAGCGTTACGGATGTTTCGGAAGAGGATTTGTCCGCGCCCGAGGAAGAGGATGAGGGACCAAACATAGGA CTTTACTTAGGTGGACGCAATGCAGCCGGACAGCGGCATGGACGCGGATGGGCCATCCTTCCCAATGGAGATCAGTACGATGGTAACTACCGCAAAGGCCGGCGGCATGGAATCGGTCTGTATGTTTTTCGGGACGGATCGCGGTATTATGGTCAGTATCGGTGTGGAAAGCGTTGTGGACGGGGCATCTTCATCTACCCAGACGGGTCAGTGTATGAGGGCAACTGGCGCAAGCACCTGAAGCACGGCAAGGGACGGTACAACTACGACAACGGGGATACCTACTCGGGGGATTGGTTCAAAGGGCAGCGGCACGGAGTGGGTATATACACCTTCAATAGCGGCACAGATGGGTGCTGTCTTTCGGTCCGATTGAAGTCCACCTGGAATACCAACGTTCGGAGTGGACCATTTGAGCTATATATTGGAAACGATGATAAGTGCACCATTCTACATGGAACTTGGGATACTCTGTACCCCACAGGGCCTTCGGTCTTCAGCTTCAACAATCGCTACATGCTGTTGGGATACTTTCTTCCCGCCAACTACAACTTTAAG ACTATTGGCAACTATGATGACATGGCAGAGCACGAGGACTTTGAGGAGCGCTTGGGTGAGGAGGAAGATGACAACGGCAAGCCCAACGCCCCAACACTGTGGTTCGCACAGGAAATTGCCGTCTACGACTACTCCCTGTTGCCCCAGGAGCCAGTGCCCCTGGCCATCTCCGACTCCGACTTGTCCGTCTGCTCACTGTCCACTGTGCCCAGCATCCGGAGCGAGGAGAGGGTCAGCTGGTACGGCGAAGGAGAGGAGGCTGAGGGCGAGGAGGGCGGCGAAATGGAGTGCTTCCCGTGCGAGTGCGAGTACGATCTCAGCGAGGTGGAGACGGAGAGCGAGGTGTGCAAAATTGATGCTAATCCATGTGCCATTGAAATTCTCAAATCCCCAAAATGCCCCGATCCCTAA